One Melospiza melodia melodia isolate bMelMel2 chromosome 1, bMelMel2.pri, whole genome shotgun sequence genomic window carries:
- the SP8 gene encoding transcription factor Sp8: MATSLLGEEPRVGSTPLAMLAATCNKIGSPSPSPSALSDSASSFGKGFHPWKRSSSSASAGTCGAVGSGLPGFGVAGAARNGSSAAAAAAAAAAAALVSDSFSCGGSPGSSAFSLTSSSAAAASSPFANDYSVFQAPGSAGGGGGGGGGGGGAAGQEAAAHQPVFISKVHTSVEGLQGIYPRVGMAHPYESWFKPSHPGLGAGEVGSAGASSWWDVGAGWIDVQSPNGAAALPGSLHPAPGGLQTSLHSPLGGYNSDYSGLGHSAFSSGASSHLLSPAGQHLMDGFKPVLPGSYPDSSPSPLAGAGGSMLGGGPAAPLAASPRSSARRYSGRATCDCPNCQEAERLGPAGASLRRKGLHSCHIPGCGKVYGKTSHLKAHLRWHTGERPFVCNWLFCGKRFTRSDELQRHLRTHTGEKRFACPVCNKRFMRSDHLSKHVKTHSGPGGAGGPGGGGPGGGPGPGGKKGSDTDSEHSAAGSPPCHSPELLPPPEPGHRNGLE; this comes from the exons ATGGCAACTTCACTTCTAGGG GAGGAACCGCGGGTAGGCTCCACGCCGCTGGCCATGCTCGCCGCGACCTGCAACAAGatcggcagccccagcccctcgccGTCCGCCCTTTCGGACAGCGCGTCCTCCTTCGGCAAAGGCTTCCACCCCTGGAAAcgctcctcctcctcagcctcgGCGGGCACCTGCGGGGCCGTGGGCTCCGGCCTCCCGGGCTTCGGCGTGGCGGGCGCGGCGCGGAACGGCTcctcggcggcggcggcagcggcggcggcggcggcggccgccctCGTCTCGGACTCGTTCAGCTGCGGCGGCTCGCCGGGCTCCAGCGCCTTCTCGCTCACCTCCAGCAGCGCGGCGGCCGCCAGCTCGCCCTTCGCCAACGACTACTCCGTCTTCCAGGCGCCGGGcagcgccggcggcggcggcggcggcggaggcggcggcggtggGGCGGCAGGACAGGAGGCGGCGGCGCACCAGCCCGTCTTCATCTCCAAGGTGCACACGTCggtggaggggctgcagggcatcTACCCGCGGGTGGGCATGGCGCACCcctacgagtcctggttcaagcCCTCGCACCCGGGGCTCGGCGCCGGCGAGGTTGGCTCAGCGGGCGCCTCCAGCTGGTGGGACGTGGGCGCCGGCTGGATCGACGTGCAGAGCCCCAACGGCGCGGCCGCGCTGCCCGGCTCGCTGCACCCCGCGCCCGGCGGACTCCAGACCTCGCTCCACTCGCCACTGGGCGGCTACAACTCGGATTACTCGGGCCTGGGCCACTCGGCCTTCAGCAGCGGCGCCTCCTCGCACCTCCTCAGCCCCGCCGGGCAGCATCTCATGGACGGATTTAAGCCGGTGCTGCCCGGCTCCTACCCGGACTCGTCCCCCTCGCCGCTGGCCGGCGCCGGGGGCTCCATGCTgggcggcggccccgccgcgcctcTGGCCGCTTCGCCGCGCTCCTCCGCCCGCCGCTACTCGGGGCGCGCCACCTGCGACTGCCCCAACTGCCAGGAGGCCGAGCGGCTGGGGCCGGCGGGGGCCAGCCTGCGCCGCAAGGGGCTGCATAGCTGCCACATCCCCGGCTGCGGCAAGGTCTACGGCAAAACCTCGCACCTGAAGGCGCACCTGCGCTGGCACACGGGCGAGCGGCCCTTCGTCTGCAACTGGCTCTTCTGCGGCAAGCGCTTCACCCGCTCCGACGAGCTGCAGCGGCACCTGCGGACCCACACGGGCGAGAAGCGCTTCGCCTGCCCCGTCTGCAACAAGCGCTTCATGCGCAGCGACCACCTCAGCAAGCACGTCAAGACCCACAGCGGCCCCGGAGGCGCCGggggccccggcggcggcggccccggcggcggccccggccccggcggcaAGAAGGGCAGCGACACCGACAGCGAGCACAGCGCGGCCGGCAGTCCGCCCTGCCACTCCCCGGAGCTGCTGCCGCCTCCCGAGCCCGGCCACCGCAACGGCCTGGAGTGA